A stretch of DNA from Granulicella pectinivorans:
CGTTCGTGCTGCTGCCTTTTGTTGGGCGGGACTTCTTTCCGGCGGTCGATGCGGGACAGATCAAGTTACATATCCGGGCGCAACCGGGGACGCGGATCGAGACGACGAAGGTGCTGTTCAGCCAGGTGGAGGAGCAGATTCGTACGATCATTCCGGCTGATGAGGTCGAACTGATCATGGATAACATCGGGCTGACGCCGGAGACGTTCAACTATGCGTTCGGCGATGGCGCGACGATCAGCAGCGCGGATGGCGAGGTGTTGATTGCGTTGAATGCCAAGCACCATGGGCCGACGGAGAAGTACATGAAGGAGATGAGGACGAAGCTGCAGGAGCAGTTTCCGGACCTGACGTTCTTCTTTCAGCCGGCGGATATGGTGACGCAGATTCTGAACTTCGGTTTGCCTGCTCCGATCGATGTGCAGGTGCAGGGGTACGATCCGGCGAACTATGAGATTGCTCGGCGCTTGCGGGAGCGCGTTGCCACGGTGCAGGGTGCGGTGGATGTGCATATGCACCAGGTGGTGGATGCACCGGATCTGCATCTGGATATCGATCGCGTGAGGGCGGCGCAGTTTGGGCTGACGCAACAGGACGTGGCGAACTCGCTTTATATCTCGCTGAGTTCGAGTGCGGCGGTGCAGCCCAACTTCTGGCTCGATCCGAAGATGGGAATTACGTATACCGTTGCTGCGCAGACGCCGCAGTACAGCATCGACTCGATCAACCAGCTTGAGAATACGCCGATCCCGATCCACACCATCAGCAACCGGACCGAGGTGCTGGGGAACATGGCTACGCTGTCGCCGGCGGTGATGCCTGTGGTGGTCAACCACCATAACGGTGCTCCGGTCTTCGATGTCTACGCGAACACACAGAACGCCGATCTTGGATCGGTGGCGGCAAGGATCAACCGCATTGTGAAGGAGGAGAGCAAGGCTCTGCCTCCGGGGACGAAGATCGTGGTGCGCGGGCAGGTGGAGAGCATGAACGAGGCGTTCAACCGCCTTGGGCTGGGGCTGGCGTTTGCGGCGATGCTGGTCTACCTGCTGATGGTGGTGAACTATCAGAGCTGGCTGGATCCGTTCATCATCATCTGCGCGCTGCCCGGGGCTTTCACGGGAATCGTGTGGGCTCTGTTTCTTACGCAGACCACGTTCAACGTGCCTAGCCTGATGGGTGCGATCATGTCGATCGGCGTGGCGACCGCGAACTCAATTCTGCTGGTTACCTTTGCGAACGAACTGCGGGCGAAGGGTGTGGATGCTTATGAAGCAGCGGTGACGGCCGGGTTCACGCGGTTGCGTCCCATTATCATGACGGCGTTCGCGATGGTGATTGGCATGTTGCCGATGGCGCTCGGTATCGGCGAGGGCGGAGAGCAAAATGCACCGCTGGCTCGCGCGGTGATTGGGGGGCTGAGCGTGGCTACGTTCGCAACACTCTTCTTCGTTCCTTTGATGTTCACACTGATTCACGGAAGCACTACGGGCAAGACCCAGGAGGCGATATGACGCAGATGACTGTTCCAGAAGTGAAGAAAACGACAGGGCCACGCGTGGCGGTCAGGCTGGCGGCGGTAGGAGCGCTCGTTGCGGCTCTCGTGGCTGTTGGTGCCGTACCGCGGTTGGCGCGAAACCGTGAGGCGCTGGCTGCGGTGCGGGAGTCTCCTGTGACGCATCCAGTGGTGACGACCCTGCATGCAAAGCTGGGTGAGCCGACCTCGGAGTTGATGTTGCCGGGCAATATCGAGCCGTTGTATACGGCTGCGATCTATGCGCGGACCGAGGGGTATCTGGAGCGGCGGACCGTGGACATTGGTTCGAAGGTACGTGCGGGGCAGGTGCTTGCGGTGATTGCTTCCCCCGAGGTCGATCAGCAGTTGTTACAGGCACGGGCTACGCTGGCGCAGTCGGAGGCGTCGCTGGAACAGGCGAGGGCTTCGCGGGAGCAGGCCAAGGCCAATGCGGAGCTGGCGCGTTTGACGAAGGAGCGAGATCTGCCGCTTGGACAGCAGCATGCCATCTCGCAGCAGATTGTGGATGAGGCGGTGCAGGCGCACAACGCGCGGATGGCGGATGTTTCAGCCGCTGAGGCCAACATTACGGCGGCGCAGGCGAACGTCACGGCGAATCGTGCGAACGTGTCTCGACTGGAACAGATGCGTGGTTTCGAGCGGATTGTTGCACCGTTCGATGGCGTGATTACGGCGCGCAATGTGGAGAAGGGCGACCTGGTTGCAACCGGGAGTGCGTCGGTGGGCAAGCCCTTGTTCAACATTGCGCAAAGCGGAACGCTGCGGATCCAGGTGGATGTGCCTCAGTCGCAGGCGGTGAATATCCAGGATGGGCAGAAGGCTGTGATCGATGTGAAGGAGAGACTTGGGCACTTGTACGCGGGAACCGTGGTGCGAAGCGCGGCCTCCCTGGACAGCGCGGCGCGCACGATGCGGACCGAGGTGCAGGTGGACAACCGCGATGGATCGTTGTTGCCTGGGATGTACGCGCAGGTGAAGTTCACGCTGGCGGAACCGAGGAACTCGTTGATTGTGCCTACGAGCTCGCTGGTGATCGATCACAGTGGGATGCATGTGGTGACGGTGGGTGAGGACAAGATTGTCCACTTTGTGCCGGTGACGATTGGTCGCGATATGGGTACCCAGGTGGAGATTCTCCGCGGCATCCAGGTCAACGACACGCTGGTGGCGAGTCCGAGCGACCTGCTGCATGACGGACAGAGTGTCGAAATTCGTTGAGCGATTGTGATTGTTGTCAGGAAGGGTTTCGATATGGTTGAGAGACATGCGGTACGGTTTGTCGACGGGTTGTTGCTGGCCCTGCTTGCTCTGCTGATGATGGGTTGCACGGTTGGACCGAACTACAGGAGACCGGCTGTGAATGTACCGGTGAGCTATCGGCAGGCTCCGGACGTTGCGGCTGCATCGGATGCTTCCGCTGCGATTGCGGATGAGCCGTGGAGTTCGGTCTTTCAGGATGCTGTGCTGCAAGGGCTGGTGAAAGAAGCTCTGGCGAATAACCTGGACCTGCGGATCGCGGCGCAGCGCGTGCTTGAGGCGCAGGCCCAGGTGGGTGTGACGCGTTCGCAACAGATGCCTTCCGTAAGCGCGGGCGGAAGTTATAACGCGTTGCAGATTCCTTCGAACCTTGCGGGAACGAAGAACGATGGGAGCCCGGCGAACTCGTTCTATCGGGGTGGTGGACTCAGTGCTTCGGCGGCGTGGAACCTCGACTTCTGGGGGCTCTATCGACGGCAGACGGAGGCGGCCCGGGCGGAGCTTGTGGCGAGCGAGTGGGGGCAACGGGCCACGCGCATTGGGTTGATTCAGTCGGTGGCGGAGGCTTACTTCGAGCTGCGCCGGCTGGATGCGCAGATGACCGTGACCCAGAATACCGTCAAGGCGCGGGAGGACTCTTTGAAGTTGACGCAGGCTCTTGAAGAGCATGGCGCTGGATCGCTGGCGGATGTGCGGCAGGCGGAGGAGTTGCTGCATGCTGCCCAGGCAAATGTGCCGGATCTGCGCAGGCAGATCACGATCGAGGAGAATGCAATCAGCGTGTTGCTGGGGCATCCGCCGAGCGACGTTGCGCGTGGGCTGGCGGTCGAGGCGCAGCCACACCCGCTGGAGATAGCGGTGGGCATTCCTTCGCAGTTGCTGGAGCGGCGTCCGGACGTGCAACAGGCGGAGGCGAAGCTGGTGGCGGCGAATGCGCGGATTGGCGCGGCTCGTGCGTTGTATTTTCCGCAGATTGCTTTGACAAGCATGGGAGGCGCGGCGAGCAACCAGTTGCATGCGATTGCAACGAGCGGGAACGCGTATTGGCAGGCTGCTGGGTCCTTGTCGGAGCCGATCTTCGATGGAGGGCGGATACGGAGCAACTACCGGCTGTCGAAGGCGCAGGAGCAGGAGGTGCTGCTGGCGTATCAAAAGACGATTCTGAATGCTCTGCGGGATGTTTCGGATTCGCTGGTGACATACAAGGAGACGCGGCTGCAGCGGGAGGAAGAGGCGGAGCAGGTGAAGTCGGCGGCGGATGCGGTGAGGCTGGCGCGGCTGCGGTACTCGGGTGGAAATACGAGTTACCTGGAGGTGCTGACGACCGATACGGATCTCTACGCGGCACAGCTGTTGCTGGCGCAGGCACAGGAGTCGGAGGCGGCTTCGCTGGTGCAGGTGTACGCGGCTTTGGGTGGCGGGTGGAAGTGATGGCTTTGAGGCTGTGGCGAGACCCCACATCTCAGAGGCAAGATGTGAGGCACCCGGTTTTGCGGCACTATTCGGCGCGGAGGGCTTCCACGGGGTTGACGGAGGCGGCTCGCCGGGCGGGGATGTAGCTGGCGAGCAGGGTGGCGGAGCCCAGCAGCGCGGCTACGGTGAGGAGCGTGGCGGGGTCCCAGGAGTGGATGCCGAAGAGAAGACTCTGTAACAGTGTGGCTGCGGCCAGGGACCCGAGAAGGCCGAGGACGATTCCGCCTGCGGCGAGATGTCCGGCTTCGGTGAGGATGAGGCGGTACACGGAGGCGCGGGGTGCCCCGAGGGCCATGCGCATGCCGATCTCGCGTGTGCGGCGGCTGACGGAGAAGGCGACGACTCCGTAGAGACCGACGACTCCGAGGAGAAGAGCCACGGCCGCGAAGCCGCCAACGAGCCATGCGGAGACGCGGTGGAGATAGGCAGAGGGTGAGTCGTGGATGTGGTCGGTCATGGTCGCCTCGTCGAAGGCACCGAGGCCGGGGTCGATCTGGTGGATGGCCTGGCTGAGGGCGGGGAGAAGATCGTGAGGGTCCTGTGCGGTACGGGCTATGGCGTAGAAGTTGTTGTCGGGAATCTGCAGGTAAGAGGTGTACATGACGGGGCGCGTGGCGACGTCGAGGGGGCCTTCCTTGATGTCATCGACGATGCCGACGATCTCGAAGGGCTTTTCGTTGTTGTTCCAGAGGATGCGCTGGCCGATCGCTTCCTTGCCGGGGAAGAGGCGGGAGGCGAGGAGCTGGTTGACGACGGCGACGCGGGGGCGGGTGGAGTCTTCGGCGTCGGTGAAGAAACGTCCCTTGATGAGGCGGGCTCCGAGGGTGGAGAAGTAGTTGGAGCCGACCTCGCGGGTGTTGACCTCGTGTTCCTTGTCGTCGGGAAGGCCGTAGATGGTCACGGAGCTGAGTCCGTCACCATCGCCGATGGGGAGGTCGTTGGAGACGGTGACGGACTGGACGCCGGGCAGGTGGGAGAGGCGATCGATGACCTGACGCTCAAGGGCGATGGCCTGATCGTCCTTGCCGTAGCGGGCTTTGGGGCCGGCGACACGGAGCATGGAGAGGTTCTCGGGTTGGAGGCCGGTGTCGACGTGAAGGAGGCGGATGGAGCTCTGCACGAGGAGACCGGCTCCCACGAGGAGGATGGTGGCGATGGAGAGTTCGAGGATGACGAGGTTGGCCCCGAAGCGCCGCCAGAGCGTGCTGCCAGAGCCGCGGCTATCGTCGCGCAAGCCCTGGGAGCCGGAAAGCGGAAGGCGAACGAGTGGAGTGAGGGAGAAGATGGCGGCAGCAAGGACGACGATGGCTGAGGCGAAGACGGCGACGTGGAGATTGAGGCCGATGTGCGCGAGGTAGGGCATCGACATGAGGCGGTCGACCGGGATGAGCTTGAGGAGAAGGTGCATGACGACGAAGGCCAGGGCGATGCCGATGGAGCTTGCGGCGCAGACGAGAAGGACGCCTTCGGTGATGAATTGACGGATGAGGCGGTGGCGTGAGGCTCCGAGGGCTCCGCGGAGGGCCATCTCCTGACGGCGGCCTTCGGAGCGGACGAGGAGGAGGCTCGCGACGTTGACGCAGGCGATCAGCAGAAGGAGGGCAGCGCCGGCGAGGAGGACGATGAGGATGGGCCGGATGTCGCCGAGGATGACGTCGGAGAGCGCGAGGACGTTGGCTCCGCGGTTGCGGTTGGTGTCGGGGTATACCCTCTCGAGCTGAAGAGCGATGGACTTCATGTCGGCGAGGGCGGTGGGGAGGGTGACGCCGGCGTTCAGGCGGCCGACACCGTAGAAGTCGTGGCAGCCTCTCTGCTTGGCGCAGTTGCCGCCGGTGTCGATGGGCACCCAGAACTCCGCGGCGCGCGCCGGGGCGAAGTGGAAGTCGCGGGGGAGGACGCCGATGATGGTGTAGAGCGTGCCGTTGAGGCTGATGGTGCGGCCGAGCACGTCGGGCTTTGCTGCGAAGCGGTTCTGCCAAGCCGAGTAGCTGAGCAGGGCTGTGCGGGGGGCTTTGGGGAGATCTTCGCCGGCATGAAAGTCGCGGCCCAGAATGGGATTGACGCCGAGAGTGCGGAAGAAGCCGTCGCTGACGTGCGCGCCCTGGGAGTGCTGGACGCCACCGGGAGCATCGAGGAGGAAATCTTCGGGGCTGTAGATATCGATGGAGGAGAAGACCTTGTTGAGATGCTTCCAGTCGAGGTAATCGAGGTAGGAGAGATGGAAGCGGGGGCCGGTCTGGTTGCTTTCAAAGAGCTGCGCGAGGCGGCTTGGCTGGGTATAGGGCAGCGGCTTGATGAGGGCTGCATCGACGAAAGCGAAGATGGTGACGGCTGCGGCGACCCCGAGGGCGAGGGTGAGGACGGCGGTAGCCGCGAAGCCAGGATTGCGGCGAAGCTGGCGGATGGCGAAGCGAAGGTCCTGCAGGACGGTTTCGATGCTGAAGCCAACCACCTGATTGCTCGCTTCGATGTGGCGGGTGGTGTTGCCGAACCGGATATTGGCGGTGCGCCGGGCGGCGGTGGGGCTTACGCCTTCTTCCTGGAGTTCCTGGGCGGCGGCGTTGCGATGGAAGGCCATCTCTTCTTCGAGCTCACTCTGGAACTGCTTGCGGCGAAGCAGGATCTGAAACTTCTTCAGGACGCTCATTGTGCCTCCGTGGGGTCCTGCAGGATGCGGCCGATGGCTGCGATCATCTGTTCGAACTGCGAGATCTCTTTGCTGAGCTGCTTTCGTCCGACGGCGGTGATGGTGTAGAAGCGCGCGCGGCGATTGGTTTCGGTCATCTTCCATTCGGCCTTGACCCAGCCTTGCAGGAGAGCGCGCTGCAAGGCTGGGTAAAGCGAGCCTTCTTCGACGGTGAGGACCTCGTCGGAGAGGCGCTTGATGGAGAGCGCCAGGCCGTAGCCGTGCTGGGGGCCGCGGGAGAGGGTCTTGAGGATGAGCATGTCCAGGGTGCCCGGCATGAGGTCGGATTTCTTCGGCATACTTCTATACCTAGTTTACCTATGGGTAGGGTGTCAAGGGGTGTCGATTATTTTTTGAACGAACCTCGGATGATCTGCGTATGAGTGGTCACGGGCTGGAATGTGTCTCTCCAGTCGCACCTTCATGCATCGATTCGGAGACTTGGCCCATGGTGTTTTTCGATCAGATCCGGCAGGTTCTGCGCAGGCTTGGCCGTGCGCCGCTGTTTACGACGATCACGTTGCTGACGCTGGCGATCGGCGTGGGTGCGAATACGGTGATCTTCAGCGTGGTGGAGGGCGTGCTGCTGAAGCCGCTGCCGTATCCGCATGCGGAGCAGTTGATCGGGGTGTGGCATACGGCGCCGGGGATCGGTCTGAAGGAGCTGAACATGTCGCCGTCGATCTACATGATCGACCGCGAGCAGAACACGACGCTTGTGGACATTGGCGTGTACGACAACGATTCGATGGACGTGACAGGCGATGGGCAGCCTGAGCATGTGAGAGGGCTGGATGTGACGCAGGGCACGCTGCCCCTGTTGGGCGTGACGCCGGCGGCTGGGCGGCTGTTTACGCAGAAGGACGATTCTCCGGGGTCGCCGGATACGATTCTGATCTCCTATGGGTACTGGCAGAAGAAGTTTGGAGGTGCGCCGTCTGCGGTGGGACGGTCGCTGATGGTGGATGGGAAGCTGCGCGAGGTGATCGGGATTCTGCCGCAAGGATTTCAATTTCTAGACCAGCCGAATGTATCGATCGTCGAGCCGTTTCAATGGGACCGGAACAAGATCAAGCTGGGGAACTTCAGCCAGAAGGCGATCGCCCGGCTGAAGCCAGGCGTGACGATGGAGCAGGCGAGCGCGGATATGGCGCGTCTTCTGCCGGTGGTACTCCGGACGTTCCCGGCGCCGGAAGGGTTCAGCGCGAGCCTCTTTGAGAAGGCGCGGATCTCGCCGAATCTGCGGCCTTTGAAGCAGGATGTGATTGGGGATGTCGGTAAGGTGTTGTGGGTGCTGATGGGGTCGATTGCCCTGGTGCTCCTCGTGGCCTGCGCGAATGTGGCGAACCTGCTGCTGGTGCGAGTGGAGGGCAGGCGGCAGGAGTTGTCGGTTCGTTCGGCGCTCGGTGCGGGGCGTGGACGGATTGTGGGCGACCTGCTGTTTGAGAGTATGGTGCTGGGCGCCACGGGAAGCCTGATCGGGCTGCTGCTGGCGTTTGGGGCGCTGAAGGCGCTGGTGGCGATTGCGCCCACCGGCCTGCCTCGGATTCATGAGATAGGGATCGATCTGCCGGTTCTGCTGTTTACCTTTGGACTGGCTTTGTTGACGAGTCTTCTGATCGGGCTGATCCCGGTGATGAAGTACACGGGGCGCAACGTGAACGGGGGCCTGCGCGAAGGCGGGCGGGCGCTGAGCCAGAGCAGGGAGAGGCATCGCGCGCGGAAGGCGCTGGTGGTGGTGCAGGTGGCGCTGGCGCTGGTATTGCTGATCTGCTCGGGGTTGATGATTCGCACGTTTCGGGCTTTGATGCAGGTGTCGCCCGGGTTCGATGCGCCGAACTCGTTGCAGGCGTTCCGCTTCTACATTCCGGAGACGCAGGTGCCGGATAGCCAGCGTGAGCGGCTGGTACGCATGGAGCGCGACATCACGGAGAAGATCGCGTCGATTCCCGGGGTGACGTCGGTAGCGGCGGTCAGCGCTGTTCCGATGGACGGCAGAGACAGCAACGACGTCCTGTATGCGGAGGACCATGTGATGAAAGAGGGGGAGATGCCCGCGATCAGGCGGTTCAAGTTCATTACCCCTGGGGTATTTGGCACGATGGGCACGCGTCTGATGGCGGGCAGGGATCTGACGTGGACGGACCTGGAGCAGAGCCGGCCGGTGGCGATCATCTCCGAGAACTTCGCGCGTCAGTACTGGCGGGATGCACAGGGAGCGCTGGGAAAGCGGATCCGGGTGGCGAGTACGGATGACTGGCGCGAGATCGTTGGGGTCGCCGAGGATGTGCATGACGATGGCGTCGACAAGCCAGCGCCGACTACGGTTTATTGGCCGCAGGTGGGGAACAACTTCGAGGGATCGAAGCAGATGATTCATCGCGGGATCGCGTTTGTGGTGCGCAGCCCGCGGGCTGGGTCGCAGATGTTCATGAAGGAGATTCAGGACAAGGTGTGGTCGGTGAATCCCGAGGTTCCGCTGGCAGAGCAGACGACGGTGGGCGAGTTGTTTACGAAGTCGATGGCACGGACGTCGTTCACGCTGGTGATGCTGTGTGTGGCGGGGAGTATGGCGCTGCTGTTGGGGATTGTCGGAATCTATGGCGTGGTGTCGTATTCGGTCTCGCAGAGAACGCGCGAGATTGGGATACGGATGGCGCTCGGGGCGCAGCGGCGAGAGCTGACGGCGATGTTCGTGAACCAGGGGTTGATGCTGACCGGGATCGGGATTGTGTGTGGGTTGGTGGCGGCGTTTGTGACGATGCGGTTGATGTCTTCGCTGCTGTTCCATGTGAGTCCGGTCGATCCTGTGACGTATATCAGCATCACGGCGTGCGTGGTGGTGACGGCGTATCTGGCTTGCTACCTGCCTTCGCGGCGAGCGGCCACGGTGGACCCGGTGGATGCCTTACGGGCCGAGTAGGAGCTAGCTGCGGGGGCGGCCGGTGGATTGGCGGACGACGATGCTGGCAGGCAGGAGCGTTTCGCGTGAGAAGGACTCGCCGGCGATGTGGGAGAAGAGCATCGCGAGGACGCTGCTGGCCAGGTCGATACGCGGTGTGGCAACGGTGGTGAGCGGCGGGTGGAGGAACTCGCAGAGGTAGGTGTTGTCGAAGCCGACGACGGAGACATCCTGGGGGATGGCGAGGCCGGCGGCCTGCAGGCCGCGGAAGGCTCCGAGGGCTACGAGATCGTTGATGGCGACGACGGCGGTGAACTGGTACTGCTTGAGGGCGCGCTCGACGGCGCGCAGGCCTGCAGCGGCAGGTTCGCCGGGCTCGTCCACGATGTGGACGTCCATCTCTTTGGGATCGTATTGATGGAGCGCTTCTTCGAAGCCGATCTGGCGTTCGAGGTGCGAGAGCATGGGGGGATCGAAGGTGCCCTGCTGCGAGTTCTTGATGAGGAGGATCTTGCGGTGGCCGAGTTCGAGGAGGTGCTGCACGGCGACGAACATGCCGTGACGCTTGTCCACGCGGACGGTGCCGATGCGGGGGGCTACGTGGTTGTTGTCGAGATAGACGGTGGGTGTGCCGCTGGTCTTGAGCAGGGCGAAGGCCTCGGGATCGTTCTCGGAGGTCATCATGGCAACGCCGGCGACGCGGAGGGAGAGCATCTGGCGAACGGCTGTACATTGCTGCTCAGGATGAAAGCTGGTGGAGGTGAGGAAGGTCTCGTAGCCCTTGTCGCGGGCCTGGGTGTCGAGGGCTTTGGCGATCTCGGCGAAAAAAGGGTTGAGGAGGTCGGAGACGATGATGCCGATGAGCTTGGTGCTGCGACGGGCGAGGTTGCTGGCGAAGAGATTGGGGGTGTAGCCGAGCTGCTCGATGACGTCGAGGACGCGCTGCCGGGTCTCGGGGCGCACGTTCTCTTTCTCGTTGAGGACACCCGAGACGGTGCTGAGCGAGACCTGCGCGAGACGGGCTACGTCCTGGATCTTGATACGGCTTGTCCGCCTCGACTTTATCGGTAAAGCCTGCTTCTTTGGCGTGGGCAACGCTTGATCTCCTGAGGATTTGGGGGAGGAAGCCAGCTTACCTGAAAGGGTATGGAAAGGCGAAATCAGCCTTTCCATACCCCTTGCAGAGAGAGCCATGTGAGGGTGTTGGCGAGCCAGCGCCGCAGCAGAACGGGGTGCATGTCGACGATGCGATGCATGACGATGGGCGTAGCGCCAACCCTCGCGGTGAAGGTTCCGGCTCCGAGGTTGCGGTCGTGATCGCGGGCGTAGGCGCAGGGGATCTCGACGGATGGGCCGTCGACCATCCAGCCATTGGAGCCGCCGCCCTTGACCTGGTAGTGGATGCTCATTGCCTGGTCGACGGGCATGCCGTCGTAGAGCGGATGCTGGCGGATAAAGTACCAGGAGCCCATCCACGAGGCGCGGGAGGCTCCGACCATGCCGTGGAACGTGAAGGCTCCGAGGGCGGCAAGTTGTTTGGCGACGCCGATGGACTGGCCATCGGTGGGTGTGATGGCAAGGAGCGGTGTGCCGGCGCGGACCGCGACCATAACCTCGTCCGGAAGGGTGAACTCGGGGAGCGGCCCGGAGCCCGGCTTGTAGGCCCCTTCGGCATCCGTGGCGAGATCTTTGGAGGCGTCCGAGGAGCCGCCGGAGCCTACG
This window harbors:
- a CDS encoding ABC transporter permease, translated to MVFFDQIRQVLRRLGRAPLFTTITLLTLAIGVGANTVIFSVVEGVLLKPLPYPHAEQLIGVWHTAPGIGLKELNMSPSIYMIDREQNTTLVDIGVYDNDSMDVTGDGQPEHVRGLDVTQGTLPLLGVTPAAGRLFTQKDDSPGSPDTILISYGYWQKKFGGAPSAVGRSLMVDGKLREVIGILPQGFQFLDQPNVSIVEPFQWDRNKIKLGNFSQKAIARLKPGVTMEQASADMARLLPVVLRTFPAPEGFSASLFEKARISPNLRPLKQDVIGDVGKVLWVLMGSIALVLLVACANVANLLLVRVEGRRQELSVRSALGAGRGRIVGDLLFESMVLGATGSLIGLLLAFGALKALVAIAPTGLPRIHEIGIDLPVLLFTFGLALLTSLLIGLIPVMKYTGRNVNGGLREGGRALSQSRERHRARKALVVVQVALALVLLICSGLMIRTFRALMQVSPGFDAPNSLQAFRFYIPETQVPDSQRERLVRMERDITEKIASIPGVTSVAAVSAVPMDGRDSNDVLYAEDHVMKEGEMPAIRRFKFITPGVFGTMGTRLMAGRDLTWTDLEQSRPVAIISENFARQYWRDAQGALGKRIRVASTDDWREIVGVAEDVHDDGVDKPAPTTVYWPQVGNNFEGSKQMIHRGIAFVVRSPRAGSQMFMKEIQDKVWSVNPEVPLAEQTTVGELFTKSMARTSFTLVMLCVAGSMALLLGIVGIYGVVSYSVSQRTREIGIRMALGAQRRELTAMFVNQGLMLTGIGIVCGLVAAFVTMRLMSSLLFHVSPVDPVTYISITACVVVTAYLACYLPSRRAATVDPVDALRAE
- a CDS encoding LacI family DNA-binding transcriptional regulator gives rise to the protein MPTPKKQALPIKSRRTSRIKIQDVARLAQVSLSTVSGVLNEKENVRPETRQRVLDVIEQLGYTPNLFASNLARRSTKLIGIIVSDLLNPFFAEIAKALDTQARDKGYETFLTSTSFHPEQQCTAVRQMLSLRVAGVAMMTSENDPEAFALLKTSGTPTVYLDNNHVAPRIGTVRVDKRHGMFVAVQHLLELGHRKILLIKNSQQGTFDPPMLSHLERQIGFEEALHQYDPKEMDVHIVDEPGEPAAAGLRAVERALKQYQFTAVVAINDLVALGAFRGLQAAGLAIPQDVSVVGFDNTYLCEFLHPPLTTVATPRIDLASSVLAMLFSHIAGESFSRETLLPASIVVRQSTGRPRS
- a CDS encoding efflux RND transporter periplasmic adaptor subunit; this translates as MTQMTVPEVKKTTGPRVAVRLAAVGALVAALVAVGAVPRLARNREALAAVRESPVTHPVVTTLHAKLGEPTSELMLPGNIEPLYTAAIYARTEGYLERRTVDIGSKVRAGQVLAVIASPEVDQQLLQARATLAQSEASLEQARASREQAKANAELARLTKERDLPLGQQHAISQQIVDEAVQAHNARMADVSAAEANITAAQANVTANRANVSRLEQMRGFERIVAPFDGVITARNVEKGDLVATGSASVGKPLFNIAQSGTLRIQVDVPQSQAVNIQDGQKAVIDVKERLGHLYAGTVVRSAASLDSAARTMRTEVQVDNRDGSLLPGMYAQVKFTLAEPRNSLIVPTSSLVIDHSGMHVVTVGEDKIVHFVPVTIGRDMGTQVEILRGIQVNDTLVASPSDLLHDGQSVEIR
- a CDS encoding efflux transporter outer membrane subunit, which produces MVERHAVRFVDGLLLALLALLMMGCTVGPNYRRPAVNVPVSYRQAPDVAAASDASAAIADEPWSSVFQDAVLQGLVKEALANNLDLRIAAQRVLEAQAQVGVTRSQQMPSVSAGGSYNALQIPSNLAGTKNDGSPANSFYRGGGLSASAAWNLDFWGLYRRQTEAARAELVASEWGQRATRIGLIQSVAEAYFELRRLDAQMTVTQNTVKAREDSLKLTQALEEHGAGSLADVRQAEELLHAAQANVPDLRRQITIEENAISVLLGHPPSDVARGLAVEAQPHPLEIAVGIPSQLLERRPDVQQAEAKLVAANARIGAARALYFPQIALTSMGGAASNQLHAIATSGNAYWQAAGSLSEPIFDGGRIRSNYRLSKAQEQEVLLAYQKTILNALRDVSDSLVTYKETRLQREEEAEQVKSAADAVRLARLRYSGGNTSYLEVLTTDTDLYAAQLLLAQAQESEAASLVQVYAALGGGWK
- a CDS encoding ABC transporter permease — protein: MSVLKKFQILLRRKQFQSELEEEMAFHRNAAAQELQEEGVSPTAARRTANIRFGNTTRHIEASNQVVGFSIETVLQDLRFAIRQLRRNPGFAATAVLTLALGVAAAVTIFAFVDAALIKPLPYTQPSRLAQLFESNQTGPRFHLSYLDYLDWKHLNKVFSSIDIYSPEDFLLDAPGGVQHSQGAHVSDGFFRTLGVNPILGRDFHAGEDLPKAPRTALLSYSAWQNRFAAKPDVLGRTISLNGTLYTIIGVLPRDFHFAPARAAEFWVPIDTGGNCAKQRGCHDFYGVGRLNAGVTLPTALADMKSIALQLERVYPDTNRNRGANVLALSDVILGDIRPILIVLLAGAALLLLIACVNVASLLLVRSEGRRQEMALRGALGASRHRLIRQFITEGVLLVCAASSIGIALAFVVMHLLLKLIPVDRLMSMPYLAHIGLNLHVAVFASAIVVLAAAIFSLTPLVRLPLSGSQGLRDDSRGSGSTLWRRFGANLVILELSIATILLVGAGLLVQSSIRLLHVDTGLQPENLSMLRVAGPKARYGKDDQAIALERQVIDRLSHLPGVQSVTVSNDLPIGDGDGLSSVTIYGLPDDKEHEVNTREVGSNYFSTLGARLIKGRFFTDAEDSTRPRVAVVNQLLASRLFPGKEAIGQRILWNNNEKPFEIVGIVDDIKEGPLDVATRPVMYTSYLQIPDNNFYAIARTAQDPHDLLPALSQAIHQIDPGLGAFDEATMTDHIHDSPSAYLHRVSAWLVGGFAAVALLLGVVGLYGVVAFSVSRRTREIGMRMALGAPRASVYRLILTEAGHLAAGGIVLGLLGSLAAATLLQSLLFGIHSWDPATLLTVAALLGSATLLASYIPARRAASVNPVEALRAE
- a CDS encoding PadR family transcriptional regulator, with translation MPKKSDLMPGTLDMLILKTLSRGPQHGYGLALSIKRLSDEVLTVEEGSLYPALQRALLQGWVKAEWKMTETNRRARFYTITAVGRKQLSKEISQFEQMIAAIGRILQDPTEAQ